The region GGTCACTGTACAAACTGTGATCGGATTTCAGCACACCCAAACCCTTAGGAAGGTTCTGGAAGTACACATTGTCGAACTTGTTGGGAGTCATAATGTCGTTGAAGACGGAAAGGGTAGGGTTGGTTCTGTAATCAGCGCAAGCTTTGGATAAAGCTTCAGAAAAACGAGGGTTGTAGGAAGAAGAAGAGTTCGAGAGGTTGGAGACGAATTCGGAGCAGTGAGAGAATCCCACGGTGTGGGCTCCACTCAGAGCGACGAACTCCTCCACCGAGAAGCCGCGCCGGGTGAAGATTTCCGTGATTTGGGGCATGGGCATGGATGGGGTGGGGAGGTGGTTGGGGACGGAGGCGGCGGAGGAGAAGCGGCCGTCACGACGCCCGAGGAAAACGGGGTAGAAGGGGCCGCCGAGCATGGTGAGGAGGTCGCGGGTGGCGGCGGAGAGGATGTCGGCGCAGGAGACGGTGTTGGGGCAGGCGAGTTCGAGGGCGGTCTTGGCGCGGACGACGAGGTCGAAGGCGTCGCCGGGGAGGGAGAGGTTGATGTCGGCGTCGCGCTCCGCCTTGTTGAACGCCGTGGAGGAGAGGAGGATGGAGGCGTCGCAGCCGTTGGGGAGGAGGCAGTCGTGGAGGAAGAGGCGGATTGTGGCGGGCGCCGTCGTGGGGCTCGCGATCTGCTTCGCCGTCACGGTGTCGCGGATGATCTGCGCGAACTGCGGACACGTGTCCTTGTAGAAGTCCAACGTTAGACGCGCGTTAGCGCAGAAACAAAAGAACGATAACAATGTGAGAAACGAAAGAGAAAACGAAGACATTGTAGGAACTGAGAAACGAAAAGAGACACAGAGAGAGTGAAGTAAAGTGAAGAGAGTGGAAGGGGTTTTGTTGGAAGTGACGAAGTGTGGGAAACACGCGCAAGAGTATTGAGAGTGGGAATATGGTCACGGGATGTGTGCGGTGGGACACTGTGTGGGCTGGCATGTTGCAAGAAATAGATTGGCGACATCAACGGCACTGGATTTTAGTTGGCAATTGGAAttcatgtaataataataataataataataatagatacttttttagagaaaattaaattaaaaaatacatattattgATATTTAGTAATTGTCATTTACACTAACGCGTTCTTAAATATACCGGTGGATATCGCTGTTTTTAACGCGTAGTTACGTGATTAGGTTTTTAACGCGTAATTAaactaaattgttttatttaatatatgatttttttactgtttatatatatatatatatatatatatatatatatatatatatatatatatatatattaacattcgaaattcaaaaatatgaaatgttttgacttaaaaaataaataaaaacatctaATAAAACACGaaaatttaactaatatttaaaCCCATTTAGATTAAGAAAGTGGTGATGGATATTGATCAGTAAACATCGACATCATTTATTGATTTCATTTTCGAAACTATCACTTACAAAGTCAAAACGGgtttagtttaaaatttgaaacaatttttGGAGGTCGTTTGTTGATAGCTATATTTGCATGAAATTTTCGACAAGTTGAACCAATTATACAATTATGTGAGCTTCAGAAcctttctttattctttattgttaatttttgaagcacctaaatgaaagaaaaaaaagttaatgttcAAATTATCTTGATATTCGCATGATTTTTGagagttttatatatatatatatatatatatatatatatatatatatatatatatatatatatatatatatatatatatatatatatatatatatatatatcaaaaagaTGGTTAGAGATCACAAGTAAAGACAAAGTAAGAATGAGTTAGACAtaaagtacattttttttaaatgaatctcTATTAACACAGAAAAGTGGAGCTTTCTTGGTAAAAAATCAAAGTGGTGAAAATTGTTATTCCTAGTACTGAATCTTTTGATCTCAAAACCATAATCACCAAACAAGAATCCAGTTCTATATAAACTTTCCTTGACATTCCTTCTCCTACGTTGGAAACGATGCATTCATAACACGACAAGATAACACCCGATAATCTTTGAGCAAACATAAGAACTTGTCACAAAAGTTGCAAAATCTGCAATTACAAGCACACAAAATCCAACATAAGTTATACCGTAAAATTCACCACTTTATGTTAGTTTGCTTTATGAATTGTTTTCATATGAGATAGCAAGAAAAGAAACTTATGATGCAGTGAATTATTGAGAATTTTATGGTTTTAATAGATTCATGATATGAAGATGAAACTGGTATGAGGTAAATCAAGTCAACACTCGcgtgaacattttttttctcatagaTTGGGGAAACTTGCTACGTACGTAGACATGTAATAGGTAGGTCCAAGGAAAAATATATACGAGGATTATGTTCTGTTTTAGGATTAACTATGTTTTTGTCGcttaagtgaattttaaaattagtctattttgaaactttgaactaatttagtctttcatctttcaaaatatttggatttagtcattttaatcaacttttgttaaatttatttgacatttcaaacgcgtttcataataggatttgacttaaaattaaagcaaaaatgtgtcaaactgaataaacaacttaaatataatcctaaaatatgtctgaaatatcaaataaatctaatgaaatttaattaaaatgattaaatttatatattttgaaatatgaaaaattaaattggtctaaaattttaaaattaataaattttaaaattcattaaaattaagggataaaaacatatttaatcactCTGATGTATGCAATTATTGTCACcttttatttacttttctttctcctttttagTAATTTAGAAAGCTCTGAGCAAGTTCTTGAGCGTTTCTAACAAGGCAAGGCAAAAGTACATAAACGCGTTACCGAGAAACAATTCACACGCTGAAAATCTCAAATCAgcttttcatttatttgaataatttttaacgATGAgaatttgaaaaggaaaaaaaaaatatatatatttattgttctATTGAGTGcttatacaaaaagtaaaatgatTAACTATATGGGTCGAAGGAAAAGagataaaaaggaaataaaaatgatagacgtaaaaagaatgaaatgaaaaagaagagaaagaagaaagaaaaatacgaatgatataaatttttaatctcaaattttttcttctatttcttttaaaaataaataatttattgttgattgaaaattaaaaatatctgtttgttgattgaaaattaaaaatatctgtTTGAAAAACATGTATTAAGGCTTATTATTAAATCTTATCATTAGTATATTATGTGAATGGATAAAATTAGCATTATCATTAGTTATACAGGAATTAAATGACTTGTTAACACTCAATCAAGATTATCTAATAttggaaaattgaaatataaaatctgtaataaaaaattttatgaagaCTAAATTTACACTTTCTGAAACTGTATACAACTAAAGTGAAtgtaggaaaaaaaagaagataaatattCATCCCTACAAATCTTGGCTATGGTTAGAATCTATGTTTCACTAAaccaatgaaaaaaataatttatatgtaattatttttaagtagttattataaaaaaaagtgtgttaatgtaactaattttaattaatactttttttacaCCATAGAGGAAAGTGGAAAAAGTGGTTAtgaattgttaaattaattatacaatGCTGtctaaaaaattagaaatgtcacttttaaattagaatttaatCAAAATGCAGTCTAAGGacaatttctttatattatcATCCAATCATTAACAATCTTGTTATATCATTATTCAAACACAAATTATATAATCACAAACTATGTTTTTATATCAGTATGCAATCACAAATTCTCTGTCATGTGTAATAATTTTGTTGCTGTCATAAACAGTTTCACACATCCATTAGCTACAAAGTTTATATATAGGATAATGATCACATGACAGGCCTCAAAGTTAACCAAATGATCTCAAAGTTACATCATCACTAACTAAGTAGTAGCCTCATGCTTCCACAACACTCAAATTTTCAAGAACAATGACAGTGGAAGTTTACAAGGGAAACTCAATTGCAAGAGTTTTTCCAATATAACAAACACAAGAACCCTACTAAATCATAATTTATTGTACAACCACACTTGAATTCACTGCACTTCAGGGGAAGAAATAGGTTCCCTCAGTATACTGATCAAAATGCTGAGGATTGTTCATGAAGCTTGCTAGTCTATGATTACCTGCAGACCCTTTATACTTATTCCACCAACTCATGTAACTGCTTCCCTTCAAGAAAATCTCTGGTGACACTTCATACCTTTTCAGTGATTCATAAACATACTTCTCAAATTCAAGCAACTTCCCTTCTACCTCTTTATTCTCTTTCAAATTCTCCAACTGTCCACACAAAAGGAGAGCCTCTTCAAGCTTTGCCCAAAAGCAAGAATCAAAGGTTAAAATCGATTCCACATTCTTTCTGGTGTTGCCGTTTGAATCAGCTTTTTGTTTCTTATCTTCTTCCAGCCACTTCTCCAACACTGCATAATGTCTAGACCTTCCTTTAGCCTCATAGTCTTTACAAAGACCTTTTGCATAGTATTCAGCGATGTATAGAGGCTCAACCATTCTCCTGTAGTTAGTTCCAGCAAAAAGCCAGCGAGTACGAAAGGCTGCAGCTTCTGTCTGAGGTTTCATCTCTGCTTCTTCAACCATGTCACTCCAGTAGTTTCTGAGCCTTTTCTGCGACGGAATAACATCTTGGTCATCTGTTGAGGCCTCCTTTTTGAAGCAGTCATAGTACCCAATACCTTGACTTTTACAAAGCTTCTTGTACAATTCAAAATTTGCCATGTCTATCTTCATTATATTCAATTTCTTGGATGGATCAAATTTCTCCTTCTTCTGGGACATGAATTTATTCTCCAGTTCTTCCAACTTTGTTGCCAAAGCGGTTATATCAATGTTCTGGTGTTGTTGCTTCTGTAAAATCAAATTTAGATGATATTATGAAACAAATGTACTCAAGAAATTCTAGTCTAGTTACACACAAGACTAATAAGATTTAGAGAGCATACATGTGTAGAATCATAGATATTGTTCTGTAATCAAATTTGGAATTTCATAGATAATACATGATGAAATATTTCATTGAATGTCATCATGTATTATCAAGTTAACTCTTGATTCGATGAGAAAACGGCATTTGTAGTATTACTTATAGGTTCTGTTCTTACTTTAAATGCAAGCGATTTAGAATTTGAAAGATATTCAGCTACCTGCATATCTAGTGCTGCACACAACTGCAAACCGATACTTGCATTCAGTGAAGTAGAATGTGTCAAGTTCATCCCCTGTAGGTTAAAGTCCCTGCAAATTGCTTTACGATTGAGATTTTGCACAAGTTTTCCATAATCTGGGACCTCAAAACCTTGACTTTGATCATTGATTGAGCTCACAAGAAGCTCCAAAACAGACTCGGGGTTCTCAAAACAAGAAGAACCTGTATCAGAACAGAAGATAAATGTCCCAAAAGGCATGTAAGCACTTGGGTGGGGATTCAACTTCTTGAGAAGTGAGTCTTTGCAAGAGACAACATGTAGAAAGCAAGAACTCCATGTAGAACTTCGTGATATGGCTTGTTGCAACCTTTTGTCACCAACAAGAGGAGAACCAAAGGTGATGCAGAGAGGCCGTTTCTTCCCTGAACCAATGCTATCTAACAGCAACACAGTAAAGAGTGAAGCTATTGCTCCTCCAACACCATGTCCAGTAACAATCAATGGATGGGAGCTATTAATCTGCATCAGTATTTCCATTGTTACAAGGGCTCACACAGGAAGAACAATAAATTCTAAgcaaattaaagaaataaagtgTGTTTGATTTCAACtttcaaaagttatttttagttttcaaaaagaaaagtcAAAAATGACAGAACAGAAATTCACAGTGACTCACTCTAGAGCTTGGACTACAAATCATGCAGGCCACATAAGAAATGTAATATCTTAATCAATCTATTGTGTTTCAGATTGCAACTTTTCAAATAGAAAccacaaaaataatgaaagggGAAGGAGAAGATGTACCTTGGACTTCAACTCATCAAGCTTCTCAAGATTGTCAATGACTAGCGAAACTGCAGACCCATTAAGAGAGAACTCTGGAATTTTCTTGGTACATAGAAACTCTAAGCGGTGGAAGTTATTGTTCTCCTTGAGATAAGAAGAAGAAACCAATTTCTGCTGAGGATCAAAATCATTCCTGACCTCAAACACCACAATCGTCAAATCCGATTCCTCCCGAACTTTCCAGAACAATCCGTTCCCCACGTGGGGAACCATATCTTCATCACGTGAGGAGATAACACCCCATGTTTTTAGAAGAAGACGAGAGCTTGTGACAAAGGGTGCTTGCACAATTCCACTGCTAAATCTGCAATCACAACAAGTTCACAACACAAAGTTAATCAGACACAAACAATCAAACAAACATGTTGGTTGCATAGGATTCAATTCAAGTGTTTCAAGTTTATGACTTTTgaaacacaaaacaaaacccAACAAGCAAAATCGAGTGCAGGAAGAGTTAAGGTTGCACATACGATTGAGTAACGTTCATGGTGGTGTGAGTGAGAAAGTTGAAAGGAGGTATGAGAGGTGTAAAGAAGAGGAGAATTGAGTTGAAGATGAATGAAGATTATGAAATTTAATAGCAAATGCAACTGTGGAAAGAAACTGCGTGGAAGATCCATTTGCAAGCAAAGAAGTAGAGTTTATCAGGTCAATGCACGTTAACTTTAGCTTATACAACAAATAAGTCTGAGAGAGATGTTCTGAGACATGATATATAGCATTagttaattttatcaattatatccttacttttttattcttttttagttaaaattaaaaaaatatcaaattttataattattttttatgatcaACAAAATTTATGGTATCTCTTGAATTTTAGTAAAACAACctggaaaaatatataaagagaaggGATACATTATATGTTAGTGAATGAGAGTTTAATTATGGAATGGTTCAAGATTAGGTAATGATTATACACAATCTTTgaaatattctttattttcagataaaactttaaatagtTTATAAACTTTTATCACTTTCACTCCTTAATTAATGAATTTgtcttcaatttataaatttatagcTTTTAATAAGTTGTagttttaaacatatttttattctttataataattttttatttttgtctctaatcaaagtaacattattttattttgattttgattttttcctATTTAAAACACTGTCTAAACAAACATAGGAatcaaaatcaaagtaaaaaaattaaataatagataatatatatatatataagtaacattattttattttgattttgattttttcctATTTAAAACACTGTCTAAACAAACATAGGAatcaaaatcaaagtaaaaaaattaaataatagataatatatatatatatatatatatatatatatatatatatatatatatatatatatatatatattaatttaagtgATAATGTGTGTGCGTATAATGCAAAAGATGAAAAGCTCTATAAAATAGAGTATAAATATCGATAAGTTTATTGGCAAAAGAAATGGAAAGAATCTTAAGTAGACCCAATTGCACTTTTCATACATAATGTCACAATCAAGTTTAATATGATTagtatattcataaaaaaaaaatgaagagttgATCTATtctcacaaaaataaaatagcaaTATAATTGTAACTAACATGAAAATCGCTAAGTAAATGAATCATTCAAATTCAGAAGTTGTATTAGCAAAAATTCAATAACACCACAATCGTCAAATCCGATTCCTTGTAAACTTTTCACAACAACaatgatttaagaaaaaaatttcttgcACAAGCCTCCTTCtgtaacaaaataataataaaaaaaaattatagtagaTGAAAAAGATAAGTGTgatggaagaagatgaatatggaTGAAGGATATGAGTGTAGATGAAGGAAGTAAATATAAAGGAAGGAAATGAGTGTGGATGAAGATGAGTATGagaatatttacattaaaaatgaaagagtaAAATTGTGTGAGGAAATTTGTCATATTTAAATATGAGTGTTTgaattaacaataaattatgATTCATATTTGTTGCCAGGCACAAAGTCATAGCATGTAAATTAACATCAACTTTATCgatgttaacttaaataaatataactaaaaacaAGTAAGATTAGTCTCGATTAGATCAATGTTAACCTTATAACACtaccataaatatttttacttatgtTAGCATTGTTTTATGATTAGTAAGTCGACTTTATTAGAATTCAACATCGAACGAATATTATTATCATCGGCTAAGCCGACTCTAATTTGAGAACGTAAATCCCACACtaacacatttatttttattaaaagaagttaaaaatgGTTAGTATCGACTTAGAGTTTGCAATAgctaaatcattttaaaataattttacattttataatcttttcttataaacaaaattaacattttgtgTCACGTTATAGTTGGACAAATCAACTTTAATAGTGTCTGAAATTTGATCGACGTTAACTTTGAAAGTTAATTTAGTTTTCCTGTAGTGCAAATATATTACTACTTAGGAGATATTATTATGTTACATGTTTTTATTGGGTAGACACATGTTTCTTTTATCTCCTAATAATAGATATAATCATCCTCGGCCATCAAAATGTATCAGCTATATGTACTAGATATAGTCGACTTGGATCCTCCTTCTTGATAGGTTATCCCAACTTAATCcacctaaaatataaaaaatcgtAGGAGGCTCTCAAGGCTTGACAAAAAGTAGAATAAGGATCGAgctaaattggtatctaaattagttgtcaataatgtttagtttataaattgataccaaaattgatcattatagtgactaattattttttgtcattaaaattggtcattattccAAGATTTTCTTGTAGTCTACTACGACttcataaattaaatacttcatTGGTAAGTATCGATAAAATATCCTAAAGTATCTTACACGAATACGTGATCCCAAAGTATCAGACACGAATACGTgattcaaattaaagtatcggtgattcaaattaaagtatcggCGCATCATAGTctgttcaaaataaaaagaaaggaagaaactTGTGATGCAGTGCATTATTGAGAATTTTATAGCTTTAATAGATCAATGATATGAAGATGAAGTCAGTGGTATGAGATAAATCAAGTCAACATT is a window of Vigna unguiculata cultivar IT97K-499-35 chromosome 4, ASM411807v1, whole genome shotgun sequence DNA encoding:
- the LOC114180229 gene encoding peroxidase 31-like encodes the protein MSSFSLSFLTLLSFFCFCANARLTLDFYKDTCPQFAQIIRDTVTAKQIASPTTAPATIRLFLHDCLLPNGCDASILLSSTAFNKAERDADINLSLPGDAFDLVVRAKTALELACPNTVSCADILSAATRDLLTMLGGPFYPVFLGRRDGRFSSAASVPNHLPTPSMPMPQITEIFTRRGFSVEEFVALSGAHTVGFSHCSEFVSNLSNSSSSYNPRFSEALSKACADYRTNPTLSVFNDIMTPNKFDNVYFQNLPKGLGVLKSDHSLYSDPVTRPFVEGFAKDQARFFRVFASAMQKLSLLNVQTGRKGEIRRRCDQIN
- the LOC114182093 gene encoding senescence-associated carboxylesterase 101-like, yielding MNVTQSFSSGIVQAPFVTSSRLLLKTWGVISSRDEDMVPHVGNGLFWKVREESDLTIVVFEVRNDFDPQQKLVSSSYLKENNNFHRLEFLCTKKIPEFSLNGSAVSLVIDNLEKLDELKSKINSSHPLIVTGHGVGGAIASLFTVLLLDSIGSGKKRPLCITFGSPLVGDKRLQQAISRSSTWSSCFLHVVSCKDSLLKKLNPHPSAYMPFGTFIFCSDTGSSCFENPESVLELLVSSINDQSQGFEVPDYGKLVQNLNRKAICRDFNLQGMNLTHSTSLNASIGLQLCAALDMQKQQHQNIDITALATKLEELENKFMSQKKEKFDPSKKLNIMKIDMANFELYKKLCKSQGIGYYDCFKKEASTDDQDVIPSQKRLRNYWSDMVEEAEMKPQTEAAAFRTRWLFAGTNYRRMVEPLYIAEYYAKGLCKDYEAKGRSRHYAVLEKWLEEDKKQKADSNGNTRKNVESILTFDSCFWAKLEEALLLCGQLENLKENKEVEGKLLEFEKYVYESLKRYEVSPEIFLKGSSYMSWWNKYKGSAGNHRLASFMNNPQHFDQYTEGTYFFP